From Chryseobacterium sp. H1D6B, a single genomic window includes:
- the ftsH gene encoding ATP-dependent zinc metalloprotease FtsH: MNNKGFNWFFPIAIIALLLFFIPNFFGDNNAKSIDEDEFFKIMQTGKIQNVLIYKDTEKADVFLTQAAKTEMVKKTPKENDPFSAFEMAPKADYTVKYGDLQLFLQKFDTLKADNAAIKTTKDYGNGKSPFMDVLLTALIWIVILGLFYFLLFRKMGGGGGPGGQIFSIGKSKAKLFDEKERIQVTFKDVAGLEGAKEEVQEVVDFLKNSEKYTRLGGKIPKGVLLVGPPGTGKTLLAKAVAGEAKVPFFSLSGSDFVEMFVGVGASRVRDLFAQAKAKSPAIIFIDEIDAIGRARGKNNFSGGNDERENTLNQLLTEMDGFGTDVNVIVMAATNRADILDKALMRAGRFDRSIYVDLPELHERREIFDVHLKKIKLDDTVDRDFLAKQTPGFSGADIANVCNEAALIAARNSHDSVTKQDFLDAVDRIIGGLEKKNMAIKPSEKRRVAYHEAGHATISWLVEHASPLLKVTIVPRGRSLGAAWYLPEERQLTTTEQMLDELCATLGGRAAEQVIFNNISTGALSDLETVTKRAQAMVTIYGLSPNIGNISYYDSSGQSEYSFGKPYSEETAKKIDVEIKSIIENQYERAVRILTENKDKLDALANKLLEKEVIFREDLEDIFGKRAWDPELTERPVSNSQITIKEKVDEETVQAPESPTQL, translated from the coding sequence ATGAACAATAAAGGATTTAACTGGTTTTTTCCTATTGCAATTATAGCTCTTTTGTTATTCTTTATCCCCAATTTTTTTGGTGACAACAATGCAAAATCTATTGATGAGGATGAATTCTTCAAGATCATGCAGACAGGAAAGATCCAAAATGTTTTGATATATAAGGATACAGAAAAAGCTGATGTGTTTTTAACACAAGCTGCAAAAACGGAAATGGTGAAAAAAACACCTAAAGAAAATGATCCGTTTTCTGCATTCGAAATGGCTCCAAAAGCAGACTATACTGTAAAATATGGCGATCTCCAGCTTTTCCTTCAAAAATTTGATACATTAAAAGCGGATAATGCGGCTATAAAAACAACAAAAGACTATGGTAATGGCAAAAGCCCTTTCATGGATGTTTTGCTTACCGCATTAATTTGGATTGTGATATTAGGATTATTCTACTTCCTTCTTTTCAGAAAGATGGGTGGAGGCGGAGGACCTGGCGGTCAAATTTTCTCTATCGGAAAATCTAAAGCAAAGCTTTTTGATGAAAAAGAAAGAATTCAAGTGACATTTAAAGATGTTGCAGGATTGGAAGGTGCTAAAGAAGAGGTTCAGGAAGTTGTTGATTTCTTGAAAAACTCTGAAAAATATACAAGATTAGGAGGTAAAATTCCTAAAGGAGTTCTTTTGGTAGGGCCTCCGGGAACAGGTAAAACCTTATTGGCGAAAGCTGTTGCAGGGGAAGCTAAAGTTCCATTTTTCTCACTTTCGGGTTCTGATTTTGTAGAAATGTTCGTGGGAGTAGGTGCGTCTAGAGTAAGAGATTTATTTGCACAGGCAAAAGCGAAATCACCAGCAATTATTTTCATCGATGAGATTGATGCAATTGGACGTGCAAGAGGAAAAAATAATTTCTCTGGCGGAAATGACGAAAGGGAAAATACATTGAACCAGCTTCTTACAGAAATGGACGGTTTTGGTACAGATGTGAATGTAATTGTAATGGCAGCAACCAACAGAGCTGATATTTTAGATAAAGCATTAATGAGAGCCGGCCGTTTTGACCGTTCGATTTATGTAGATCTTCCAGAACTGCACGAAAGAAGAGAGATCTTCGACGTACATTTGAAAAAGATTAAACTGGACGACACTGTAGACAGAGACTTCTTGGCAAAACAGACGCCGGGATTCAGTGGAGCAGATATCGCTAATGTTTGTAATGAAGCGGCACTTATTGCTGCTAGAAACAGCCACGATTCTGTAACAAAACAAGACTTCTTAGATGCTGTAGACAGAATTATAGGCGGACTTGAAAAGAAAAACATGGCAATAAAGCCATCTGAAAAAAGAAGAGTTGCTTATCATGAAGCAGGACACGCTACAATTTCTTGGCTGGTAGAACATGCATCACCTCTTTTAAAGGTTACTATCGTTCCAAGAGGACGTTCTTTAGGAGCAGCTTGGTATCTTCCTGAAGAAAGACAGCTTACGACTACAGAACAGATGTTAGATGAGTTGTGTGCTACCTTAGGAGGAAGAGCTGCAGAACAAGTGATATTCAATAATATTTCAACAGGAGCACTTTCTGATCTGGAGACTGTAACAAAAAGAGCTCAGGCTATGGTTACGATTTACGGATTAAGCCCTAATATTGGAAATATTTCTTACTATGACAGTTCAGGGCAGTCTGAATATTCATTCGGAAAGCCGTATTCTGAAGAAACTGCGAAGAAAATTGATGTGGAGATCAAATCAATTATTGAGAACCAGTATGAAAGAGCTGTAAGAATTCTTACAGAAAACAAAGATAAACTTGATGCTCTGGCAAATAAACTTTTAGAAAAAGAAGTTATTTTCCGAGAAGATCTTGAAGATATATTCGGTAAAAGAGCTTGGGATCCTGAATTAACAGAAAGGCCG
- a CDS encoding LptF/LptG family permease, which produces MLKIIDRYIIKKYLGTFSFMLILLSIVVLVIDVQQKIPRIENATLIDPKLNLTYFLIHFYPFWIINLIMTFLSILVFISVIYFTSRMANNTEIVAVISSGASFHRFAKPYLFTSLFIAALSLVVNHFVLPWANIKKNELEAYTYNQSNKEKVLGTAPVSAQLSKTEYIFVNSWNKREKRGSGFIFQKFDKNRKMMYELKANDVFWDKDKKLFVLNGYLEKTINKNDSEKLNNGAELRKSYGHAPEELFPNELLGQNKTTPELIKFIQREKEKGNSNLNTHLNELYQRTSMPVSIVILTFLALSLSSQKRRGGLGINLAVGISLAFIFVFSFEALKVVSENKSLSPGLAMWIPNIIFFPLALILYLRRANQ; this is translated from the coding sequence GTGCTTAAAATTATAGACAGATATATCATTAAGAAATATCTTGGAACATTTAGTTTCATGCTGATATTGCTGTCTATAGTTGTCCTGGTGATCGATGTCCAACAGAAGATCCCAAGAATAGAAAATGCAACACTTATTGATCCTAAATTGAATTTGACGTATTTTCTTATTCATTTTTACCCGTTCTGGATCATCAACTTAATCATGACATTTTTGTCTATTCTGGTATTTATTTCTGTGATTTATTTTACCTCCCGGATGGCAAATAATACTGAAATTGTTGCAGTTATCAGCAGCGGTGCTAGTTTTCACAGGTTCGCAAAACCATATTTATTTACCTCGTTATTCATTGCTGCCTTGTCGCTTGTTGTCAATCATTTTGTGCTCCCATGGGCCAATATTAAAAAGAATGAGCTAGAAGCGTATACCTATAATCAGTCTAATAAAGAAAAGGTGCTGGGAACAGCACCGGTGTCTGCCCAGCTGAGCAAAACTGAATATATTTTTGTTAATTCCTGGAATAAAAGAGAAAAAAGAGGATCAGGCTTCATCTTTCAAAAGTTTGATAAAAATAGGAAGATGATGTATGAGCTTAAAGCTAACGATGTATTTTGGGATAAAGACAAAAAACTGTTTGTTTTAAACGGCTATCTTGAGAAAACAATTAATAAAAATGATTCAGAAAAACTGAATAATGGAGCTGAGTTAAGAAAGAGTTATGGACATGCGCCGGAAGAACTTTTTCCGAATGAGCTTCTGGGGCAGAACAAAACAACCCCTGAATTAATTAAATTTATTCAAAGGGAAAAGGAAAAAGGGAACAGCAATTTGAATACTCACCTTAATGAGCTTTATCAAAGAACTTCAATGCCTGTTTCTATTGTTATTCTTACGTTTCTGGCACTTTCACTTTCTTCACAAAAAAGGAGAGGAGGACTTGGAATTAATCTTGCGGTAGGAATTTCTCTGGCCTTTATATTTGTGTTCTCTTTTGAGGCTTTAAAAGTGGTTTCTGAGAATAAAAGTTTAAGCCCTGGTCTGGCAATGTGGATTCCCAATATTATTTTCTTTCCGCTGGCTTTAATTTTATACCTGAGAAGAGCGAATCAATAA
- a CDS encoding polyprenol monophosphomannose synthase has product MKKLVIIPTYNEKENIENIISAVFALEDDFHVLVVDDSSPDGTAEIVKELQRRFSHTLHLSIRHIKDGLGKAYIHGFKWAIQNNYDYIFEMDADFSHNPNDLPKLYKACLNADMAIGSRYSKGVNVVNWPMGRVLLSYFASRYVRFILRLPIHDTTAGFVCFSRKVLEEIGLENVRLKGYGFQIEMKFRAFKKGFKIVEVPIIFTNRILGESKMNGGIIHEAVFGVLNLKWKSLINRL; this is encoded by the coding sequence ATGAAAAAACTCGTCATTATACCAACTTATAACGAAAAGGAAAATATTGAAAATATTATTTCCGCGGTTTTTGCATTGGAAGATGATTTTCATGTTCTGGTGGTGGATGACTCTTCCCCAGACGGAACAGCAGAGATTGTGAAAGAGCTGCAGAGAAGGTTTTCCCATACTTTGCATTTGTCGATAAGGCATATAAAAGATGGTCTGGGAAAAGCATATATTCACGGATTCAAATGGGCAATTCAGAATAATTATGACTATATATTTGAAATGGATGCCGATTTTTCACACAATCCAAATGATCTCCCGAAGCTGTATAAAGCTTGTTTAAATGCAGATATGGCAATAGGGTCCCGTTATTCTAAAGGAGTAAATGTAGTAAACTGGCCGATGGGGAGAGTGTTACTTTCTTATTTTGCATCAAGATATGTAAGATTTATTTTAAGACTTCCTATTCATGATACAACGGCAGGATTTGTCTGTTTTTCCAGAAAAGTTCTGGAGGAAATAGGATTGGAGAATGTAAGGCTGAAAGGATACGGATTTCAAATTGAAATGAAATTCAGAGCTTTTAAAAAAGGCTTTAAAATTGTAGAAGTGCCTATTATTTTTACCAACAGAATTTTAGGGGAAAGTAAAATGAACGGCGGCATTATTCATGAAGCTGTTTTTGGAGTTTTAAATTTAAAATGGAAATCATTAATCAACAGGTTATGA
- a CDS encoding DUF4296 domain-containing protein: MKKLIGLFILMFLFSCSDYIDKPKNLVSKSDMAEIMADLAVSDQATFMFPSSNLESGTRFVLKTHNVKPNDFVESYKYYVVKEDMNDIADEAKKILLKKDPKAEKYVKDKLKGKENIPSFAK; this comes from the coding sequence ATGAAAAAGCTGATCGGTCTTTTTATTTTAATGTTTTTGTTTTCCTGCAGTGATTACATTGACAAGCCGAAAAACTTGGTTTCAAAAAGCGATATGGCAGAAATTATGGCTGATCTTGCAGTGAGTGACCAAGCTACATTTATGTTTCCCTCATCTAATTTAGAAAGCGGAACCAGATTTGTTCTAAAAACGCATAATGTAAAGCCTAATGATTTTGTAGAAAGTTATAAATATTACGTTGTAAAAGAGGATATGAATGATATTGCTGATGAAGCAAAAAAGATATTATTAAAAAAAGATCCGAAGGCAGAGAAATATGTAAAGGATAAATTGAAGGGGAAAGAAAATATTCCTTCTTTTGCAAAATAA
- the rsfS gene encoding ribosome silencing factor has protein sequence MNKTAEKQALIDKIVEAIQDVKGEDIMIFDLSKIENSVAETFVICSGNSNTQVAALAGSVEKKVRNELQDRPWHVEGTENSMWVLVDYVTVVVHIFQKEVREYYDIEELWGDAVITKIENEF, from the coding sequence ATGAATAAAACAGCAGAAAAGCAAGCCCTAATAGATAAAATTGTTGAAGCCATCCAAGACGTAAAGGGTGAAGATATTATGATTTTCGATCTTTCGAAAATTGAGAATTCTGTGGCAGAAACATTTGTAATATGTAGTGGAAACTCTAATACACAAGTTGCTGCATTAGCAGGAAGTGTAGAGAAAAAAGTAAGAAACGAACTTCAAGACAGACCTTGGCATGTAGAAGGAACAGAAAATTCAATGTGGGTTTTGGTAGATTACGTTACAGTAGTGGTTCATATATTTCAAAAAGAGGTGCGTGAGTACTATGACATAGAGGAACTTTGGGGTGACGCAGTCATCACAAAAATTGAAAATGAATTTTAA
- a CDS encoding DUF4271 domain-containing protein, whose protein sequence is MTSFFISVCKDSLFNLFILYKIIYNFAKNIPLLLSQNFTNHIRIPENNDWVIFILLACLFLYIFMMNVIERGANLKDFLLQKYFDSSNNLPSWIITSCVTTLTLAVLISQYIPIVPKYIADLQVLGYQFNKFGYSLTAIVFFYLTKSTLGFLFYQSIGDAKKWSIFYFTSTKFYFVLSFLLIILCVTHYYFPVDRNKMFLYYLLFLSFVFIFKVFFYLFHKNNILPEKWYYKFLYICTLQIAPLLLLWKLLFF, encoded by the coding sequence ATGACGAGTTTTTTCATTTCAGTCTGCAAAGATAGTTTATTTAACCTTTTTATTTTATACAAAATAATCTATAATTTTGCAAAAAACATTCCTTTGCTGTTATCACAAAATTTCACCAACCATATAAGGATACCCGAGAATAACGACTGGGTAATCTTTATCCTTCTAGCCTGCCTGTTTCTGTATATTTTCATGATGAACGTCATAGAAAGGGGAGCCAATCTGAAAGATTTTCTCCTGCAGAAATATTTTGATTCAAGCAATAATCTCCCCAGCTGGATCATCACTTCCTGCGTTACTACACTTACATTAGCTGTTCTTATATCACAATATATTCCGATTGTCCCCAAATATATTGCCGATTTACAGGTTTTAGGGTATCAATTTAATAAATTTGGATACAGTTTAACTGCGATTGTGTTTTTTTATTTAACAAAATCAACGCTTGGATTTTTATTTTATCAAAGTATAGGCGATGCAAAAAAATGGTCTATTTTTTACTTTACCTCCACTAAATTTTATTTCGTCTTGTCATTTTTACTTATAATTTTATGCGTAACCCACTATTATTTCCCCGTAGACAGAAATAAAATGTTTTTATACTATTTACTCTTCCTCTCTTTTGTCTTCATTTTCAAAGTTTTTTTCTACTTATTTCATAAGAACAATATTCTGCCAGAAAAATGGTATTATAAATTTTTGTATATTTGCACCCTCCAAATCGCACCATTATTATTGCTTTGGAAGTTGTTATTTTTTTAA
- a CDS encoding biotin--[acetyl-CoA-carboxylase] ligase, translating to MSELLHLKECSSTNDEILKFLLYNNSNFIGLYTFNQTKGRGQYGNTWASAPEQNLAYSLAVNTININIPDSLFNYYTATIIRDFLANLTECPVKIKWPNDIILKNKKIVGILIEKKKINNETFFIIGSGINILQEKFDEISNAGSILTQTGRRFDLTVFTAEYHNYLLEKLNNIPSEQEIMDQFNSNLFRKDEISVFEIEKERQNGIIKYADKKGEIWIELEHGMRSFYHKEIKLLY from the coding sequence ATGAGCGAACTACTGCACCTGAAAGAATGTTCTTCTACTAATGACGAAATTCTCAAGTTTTTACTTTACAACAATTCAAACTTTATTGGTTTGTATACATTTAACCAGACAAAAGGACGTGGGCAATACGGAAATACATGGGCATCAGCCCCTGAGCAAAATTTAGCTTACTCACTAGCTGTGAATACAATAAACATCAATATTCCGGATAGTTTATTCAATTACTATACCGCAACGATAATAAGGGATTTTCTTGCCAATCTGACTGAATGTCCGGTAAAAATAAAATGGCCGAATGATATTATTCTTAAAAACAAGAAAATAGTCGGGATTTTAATTGAAAAGAAAAAGATTAATAATGAAACTTTTTTCATTATTGGTTCAGGAATTAATATTCTTCAGGAGAAATTTGATGAAATTTCTAATGCAGGCTCCATATTAACGCAGACCGGCAGACGTTTTGACCTTACCGTTTTTACAGCAGAATACCATAATTATCTTTTAGAAAAGCTAAATAATATTCCTTCTGAACAGGAAATTATGGATCAGTTTAACTCTAATTTGTTCCGAAAAGATGAAATATCAGTTTTTGAAATCGAAAAAGAAAGACAAAATGGCATTATAAAATATGCAGACAAAAAGGGTGAAATATGGATCGAGCTTGAACACGGAATGAGGTCATTTTATCATAAAGAAATAAAACTCCTTTATTGA
- a CDS encoding uroporphyrinogen-III synthase, translating into MRIKSILVSQPAPSESSPYLDIAKKEKIKIDFRPFIHVEGVDNKELRTQKIDLTQYTGIIFTSKNAIDHYFRLAEELRFAVPDTMRYICQSEAIANYLQKHIVYRKRKISFGEKNFADLLPLFKKFPSEKYLLPSSDVLSPDIVKTLDSANIDWTRAIMYRTVCSDLTDINIKDYEMLIFFSPQGIKSLQQNFPDFKQDETKIGVFGNTTLAAAEEAGLKIDLMAPTKETPSMTMALEKYIKSLHK; encoded by the coding sequence ATGAGAATAAAGTCTATATTGGTTTCTCAACCAGCACCTAGTGAGTCTTCTCCATACCTGGATATAGCGAAGAAGGAAAAAATAAAGATTGATTTCCGTCCTTTTATCCACGTCGAAGGGGTTGACAACAAAGAACTTAGAACACAAAAGATAGATCTAACACAATATACTGGAATTATTTTCACCAGTAAAAATGCGATAGATCATTACTTTAGATTAGCCGAAGAACTTCGTTTTGCGGTCCCAGATACTATGAGATATATCTGTCAGTCTGAAGCTATTGCTAACTATCTTCAAAAGCATATTGTATACAGAAAAAGAAAGATCAGTTTTGGTGAGAAAAACTTTGCCGACCTGCTTCCTCTTTTCAAGAAGTTCCCTTCTGAAAAATACCTGCTTCCGTCTTCAGATGTTCTAAGCCCTGATATTGTCAAAACCTTAGATTCTGCAAATATCGACTGGACAAGAGCGATCATGTACAGAACTGTATGCAGTGATCTAACTGATATCAATATTAAGGATTATGAGATGCTGATCTTTTTCAGCCCGCAAGGAATTAAGTCTCTACAACAAAATTTCCCAGACTTCAAACAGGACGAAACTAAAATCGGTGTTTTTGGAAACACTACTTTAGCAGCAGCCGAGGAAGCGGGATTAAAGATAGATTTAATGGCTCCTACAAAAGAAACACCGTCCATGACAATGGCACTCGAAAAATATATTAAAAGCCTTCACAAATAG
- the tgt gene encoding tRNA guanosine(34) transglycosylase Tgt, protein MKFFNIEKTSEGKARAGELITDHGKVQTPIFMPVGTVASVKTVHQRELKEDIKAQIILGNTYHLYLRPTMDVMQEAGGLHKFMNWDLPILTDSGGFQVFSLSGSRKMSEEGVKFKSHIDGSYHLFTPEKSMEIQRQIGADIFMAFDECVAYPSGYNEVKASMEMTHRWLKRCIDWNEQNPELYGYKQRFFPIVQGSTYSDLRKISAEVISEAGAEGNAIGGLSVGEPEDELYRITDEVTDILPKDKPRYLMGVGTPWNILESIGLGIDMMDCVMPTRNARNAMLFTWQGVMNLKNEKWKKDFSPLDEFGTSYVDKEYSKAYVRHLFVSKEYLGKQIASIHNLAFYLDLVKVAREHIVAGDFYEWKKSVIPALKQRL, encoded by the coding sequence ATGAAATTTTTTAATATAGAAAAAACCTCTGAAGGAAAAGCTAGAGCAGGAGAGCTGATAACCGACCACGGTAAAGTTCAGACTCCAATTTTTATGCCCGTAGGAACTGTTGCCAGTGTAAAAACAGTCCACCAAAGAGAATTAAAAGAAGACATTAAAGCCCAGATCATTCTGGGAAATACATACCACCTGTACCTTCGTCCTACAATGGATGTAATGCAGGAAGCAGGAGGGCTGCACAAATTCATGAACTGGGATCTTCCTATTCTTACAGATTCAGGAGGGTTTCAAGTTTTTTCACTTTCCGGAAGCAGAAAAATGTCTGAAGAAGGAGTGAAGTTCAAATCTCATATCGACGGAAGTTATCATCTTTTCACTCCAGAAAAATCTATGGAAATCCAAAGACAGATCGGAGCGGATATTTTTATGGCTTTTGACGAATGCGTTGCGTATCCTAGTGGGTACAACGAAGTAAAAGCTTCTATGGAAATGACCCATCGATGGTTAAAAAGATGCATCGACTGGAATGAACAAAATCCTGAATTATATGGTTATAAACAAAGGTTTTTCCCAATTGTTCAAGGTTCTACCTATTCGGATTTAAGAAAAATTTCAGCTGAAGTGATTTCAGAAGCCGGTGCAGAAGGAAATGCGATTGGTGGACTTTCTGTTGGCGAACCTGAAGACGAATTGTACAGAATTACAGATGAAGTGACAGATATTTTACCAAAAGACAAACCGAGATATCTAATGGGAGTAGGAACTCCATGGAATATTTTGGAATCTATAGGGCTGGGAATTGATATGATGGACTGCGTAATGCCTACAAGAAATGCAAGAAATGCAATGCTGTTTACATGGCAGGGTGTTATGAATCTTAAAAATGAAAAATGGAAGAAAGATTTTTCGCCTTTAGATGAATTTGGGACAAGCTATGTAGATAAAGAGTATTCAAAAGCATATGTTCGTCATTTATTTGTTTCTAAAGAATATTTAGGAAAACAGATTGCATCGATTCATAACCTTGCTTTTTATCTGGATTTAGTAAAAGTAGCCAGAGAGCATATTGTAGCAGGAGACTTCTATGAATGGAAAAAATCTGTAATACCTGCTCTTAAACAAAGACTATAA